One stretch of Pigmentiphaga aceris DNA includes these proteins:
- a CDS encoding MFS transporter, with protein sequence MQSQNRWLVLAVVSAALLLIVVDMTVLYTALPRLTHDLHASTSEKLWIINAYALVVSGLLLGMGTLGDRLGHKRLFMAGLGVFGLASLAAAYAPSASLLVVARGFLGVGAAMMMPATLSIIRVTFEDERERGFAIGIWAAVASGGAALGPIIGGALLEHFWWGSVFLINVPIVLLALPLTWRLIPARPGDASRPWDLTGSVQVMIGLIGCAYAIKEAGKRAPSWTAAAIAAVIGIAALAWFARSQRRSTHPLIDFSMFRSSTFSSAVVAAVVAAAALIGMQLALTQNLQLVLDKTPLQAALFMLPLSIASFVSGPLAGRLLGRVPDGVFIATGLALAGAGMAGCVLLQHAPYAWQALALAVLGVGIGATITAASSTIMLGAPPERAGMAASIEEVSYELGGAIGVTLMGSLLSAVYAASFSAPTGVDASAASEGIDEALMLAQSLSGDAAAQLVLSAQAAFGNAFDAVMGTTAVLLLATALGVLWRNRKGSAHAASGKAAFPG encoded by the coding sequence ATGCAAAGCCAGAACCGTTGGCTGGTGCTGGCCGTCGTGTCGGCCGCCTTGCTGCTCATCGTGGTGGACATGACGGTGCTCTACACCGCCCTGCCCCGGCTCACCCACGACCTGCACGCAAGCACATCTGAGAAGCTCTGGATCATCAACGCGTATGCGCTGGTGGTGTCGGGCCTGTTGCTGGGCATGGGTACGCTTGGCGATCGTCTGGGGCACAAACGCCTGTTCATGGCGGGCCTGGGAGTGTTTGGCCTTGCGTCGCTGGCAGCCGCCTACGCACCCAGCGCCAGCCTGCTGGTGGTGGCGCGCGGCTTCCTGGGCGTGGGTGCGGCGATGATGATGCCGGCCACCTTGTCCATTATCCGTGTCACCTTCGAGGACGAGCGCGAGCGCGGGTTTGCCATCGGCATATGGGCGGCGGTCGCATCGGGTGGCGCGGCGCTCGGTCCGATCATCGGCGGTGCATTGCTGGAGCACTTCTGGTGGGGCTCGGTGTTTCTGATCAACGTACCCATCGTGCTGCTGGCCTTGCCGCTTACCTGGCGTCTGATTCCAGCACGGCCGGGAGACGCCAGCCGCCCGTGGGATCTGACCGGGTCGGTCCAGGTGATGATTGGCCTGATTGGCTGTGCGTATGCCATCAAGGAAGCAGGCAAACGCGCTCCGTCATGGACCGCCGCCGCAATTGCCGCCGTGATCGGCATTGCCGCGCTTGCCTGGTTTGCACGCAGCCAGCGCCGCAGTACGCATCCGCTGATCGACTTCTCGATGTTCCGCAGTTCGACCTTCAGCAGCGCGGTGGTGGCGGCTGTCGTGGCGGCTGCGGCCTTGATCGGCATGCAACTCGCGCTTACGCAGAATCTGCAATTGGTGCTGGACAAGACGCCGCTCCAGGCCGCTTTGTTCATGCTGCCGCTGTCGATCGCATCCTTTGTATCGGGTCCGCTCGCCGGCCGCCTGCTGGGCCGCGTGCCCGATGGGGTATTCATCGCCACCGGCTTGGCGCTGGCGGGTGCCGGCATGGCCGGATGCGTACTGCTGCAACACGCGCCCTACGCCTGGCAGGCGCTTGCGCTGGCCGTGCTGGGCGTGGGCATTGGTGCGACGATTACCGCCGCTTCCAGCACCATCATGCTGGGCGCTCCGCCGGAGCGCGCCGGCATGGCTGCGTCGATTGAGGAAGTGTCCTACGAGCTGGGGGGTGCGATTGGCGTGACGTTGATGGGCAGCTTGCTGTCGGCTGTTTACGCAGCAAGTTTCTCTGCACCGACCGGGGTGGATGCATCAGCGGCATCTGAAGGGATCGATGAAGCGCTGATGCTTGCGCAATCCTTGTCTGGGGATGCGGCTGCCCAGTTGGTACTGAGTGCGCAAGCGGCTTTCGGAAACGCGTTTGATGCGGTGATGGGGACGACGGCTGTGCTGCTGCTGGCCACAGCACTGGGGGTGCTGTGGCGCAATCGGAAAGGATCAGCACATGCCGCGAGTGGCAAAGCGGCCTTCCCTGGCTGA
- a CDS encoding TetR/AcrR family transcriptional regulator produces MDQEKVLDAAEEIVRTRGIAALTIDGVAKAAGISKGGVQSSFGTKDGLITAMYARWNDEYDTMLGKLAAPDSPPMHRLAGHVEVTHHTDEAEADRAAGMLAALLNTPAGLASMQDWYAARLEGIDVTTPAGRRARLAFLANEGAFLLRSFGFMRMDAAMWDEMFADIRSLLAEAQRSDTSKPAV; encoded by the coding sequence GTGGATCAAGAGAAAGTGCTGGACGCAGCCGAAGAAATCGTGCGCACGCGCGGCATTGCCGCGTTGACGATCGACGGCGTGGCCAAGGCAGCGGGCATCTCGAAAGGCGGTGTGCAGTCAAGCTTCGGCACCAAGGACGGCCTGATCACTGCGATGTATGCACGTTGGAACGATGAGTACGACACCATGCTTGGCAAGCTGGCCGCACCGGACTCACCGCCCATGCACCGCCTGGCTGGGCATGTTGAAGTCACCCATCACACCGATGAGGCTGAAGCTGACCGTGCAGCAGGGATGTTGGCGGCCTTGTTGAATACGCCAGCAGGCTTGGCGTCCATGCAGGACTGGTACGCCGCGCGGCTTGAAGGAATCGATGTCACCACCCCGGCAGGGCGTCGCGCCCGTCTGGCGTTTCTGGCAAATGAAGGCGCGTTCCTGCTGCGCAGCTTCGGTTTCATGCGCATGGATGCGGCGATGTGGGACGAGATGTTTGCGGATATTCGCAGTTTGCTTGCAGAGGCTCAGCGTTCCGACACATCCAAACCTGCGGTATGA
- a CDS encoding type III secretion system chaperone, with the protein MDIDTSAVLREWTQKLEQAMGLTIGADDSGAFALHTQGGAPVVVEPVPGQQALILSSDLGTIDSNTPATLLRALLVANFQPGIVAPSVIGLQPQDGTITLRLIWTPNDAGWTYEFFVDVLGAFGEQTDALAQSVKSRDIERLLPTAPTEPGNTTFDAPQFA; encoded by the coding sequence ATGGACATCGATACCAGTGCGGTATTGCGCGAATGGACGCAGAAACTCGAGCAGGCGATGGGCCTTACCATTGGTGCGGACGACAGTGGCGCATTTGCGCTGCATACCCAGGGCGGCGCGCCCGTCGTGGTGGAGCCTGTGCCGGGGCAACAGGCCCTGATTCTGTCCTCTGATCTCGGGACGATCGACAGCAATACGCCCGCAACACTGTTGCGAGCCCTGTTGGTCGCGAATTTTCAGCCTGGCATCGTGGCACCTTCGGTCATTGGTCTGCAGCCGCAGGACGGCACGATCACGTTGCGCCTGATCTGGACGCCGAACGACGCGGGCTGGACATATGAGTTCTTCGTGGACGTGCTGGGCGCGTTCGGGGAGCAGACCGATGCGTTGGCGCAGTCCGTGAAGAGTCGCGATATAGAGCGCCTGTTGCCGACCGCGCCCACCGAGCCCGGTAATACCACTTTTGACGCCCCCCAATTTGCCTGA
- a CDS encoding FdhF/YdeP family oxidoreductase, which yields MTSDERIDKYEGPAGGWGSVKSLASIMVRTQALPRAAATLAQQNKTGGVACVSCAWAKPAHSHIAEFCENGAKATAWELTPKRVDADFFAQHTLTQLRTWSDHDLEFRGRLTEPLRFDAAQDRYVPVTWADAFADIGKQLAALEPASTVFYASGRASLETSYMYQLLARMYGNNNLPDSSNMCHETTSVALPESIGVPVGTVHLSDFDATDCVFFFGQNVGSNSPRMLHDLQAISKRGAPIISFNPLRERGLEAFKNPQSPLEMLHPGSTRISSQYHQVKIGGDIAAITGICKAVLALDEAAQAAGGKRVIDVDFIGTHTHGFEDFVAFLRESDWDALCHHAGLSREAMEAAAVVYAQARAVIGVYGMGLTQHRGGVQSVQMLVNLLLMRGNIGRSGAGVCPVRGHSNVQGQRTVGITEKPELAPLDRLAELYGFEPPRDKGLNTVAACQGVIKGEVRAFVGLGGNFLRAAPDTNALEAAWPSLDVTVHIATKLNRSHLLPGKTGYVLPCLGRMEIDRQASGEQAVSVEDSTTFIHGSRARAEPVAPTLLSEPAIVAGIAMAIPSVAEKGVPWRDWVGNYAKVRDAIERTWPDVFPNFNARLWQSGGFPRPNPARERKWNTKTERANFHVPRDLSATLVVNRDAADVLQLTTIRSNDQFNTTIYGDDDRFRGIHGTRKVVLMNLADIARFGLRDGQHVSLHTAVDDGVARSVADMRVTAYDIPAGCCAAYYPECNPLVPLWHHAIGSDVPAAKSIPVRISAIGA from the coding sequence ATGACCAGCGACGAACGGATCGACAAATACGAAGGCCCGGCAGGTGGGTGGGGGTCGGTGAAATCGCTGGCCAGCATCATGGTGCGCACGCAGGCGTTGCCCCGTGCCGCAGCAACGCTGGCCCAGCAGAACAAGACCGGTGGCGTGGCCTGTGTCAGCTGTGCGTGGGCGAAGCCCGCACACAGCCACATTGCTGAATTTTGTGAAAACGGAGCCAAGGCAACCGCTTGGGAACTCACCCCCAAGCGCGTGGATGCCGATTTTTTTGCGCAGCACACCCTCACGCAATTGCGCACATGGTCTGACCACGATCTGGAATTTCGTGGACGTCTGACTGAACCATTGCGGTTCGATGCTGCGCAGGATCGTTATGTGCCAGTCACGTGGGCCGATGCATTTGCCGACATCGGCAAACAATTGGCGGCGCTGGAGCCTGCTTCCACCGTCTTTTATGCATCTGGCCGCGCATCGCTGGAAACGTCGTATATGTACCAGTTACTGGCGCGCATGTACGGCAATAACAATCTGCCCGACAGTTCGAATATGTGCCACGAGACGACGTCCGTGGCGCTGCCCGAAAGTATTGGCGTGCCGGTTGGCACTGTCCATTTAAGCGATTTCGACGCGACCGATTGTGTGTTTTTCTTCGGGCAGAACGTGGGCAGCAATAGCCCGCGCATGCTGCATGACCTGCAGGCCATCAGCAAACGCGGTGCGCCGATCATCAGCTTCAATCCACTGCGTGAACGCGGTCTTGAAGCTTTCAAGAATCCGCAGTCGCCGCTGGAAATGCTGCACCCAGGCAGCACGCGGATCAGCTCGCAATATCACCAGGTAAAGATCGGCGGCGACATCGCTGCGATCACTGGTATTTGCAAGGCGGTGTTGGCGCTGGATGAAGCGGCGCAGGCGGCAGGCGGCAAGCGGGTGATCGATGTCGATTTCATCGGTACGCACACGCATGGTTTTGAGGATTTCGTCGCGTTCCTGCGCGAGAGCGATTGGGATGCGTTGTGTCACCACGCCGGTCTGAGCCGAGAAGCGATGGAAGCCGCCGCTGTTGTCTACGCGCAGGCCCGTGCGGTCATCGGCGTGTATGGCATGGGACTGACGCAGCATCGTGGCGGCGTGCAAAGTGTGCAGATGCTGGTGAACCTGCTGTTGATGCGCGGCAATATCGGACGCAGTGGTGCTGGCGTCTGTCCGGTGCGCGGGCATTCCAATGTGCAGGGGCAGCGCACGGTGGGTATTACGGAAAAACCTGAACTCGCGCCGCTGGATCGTCTGGCCGAACTCTATGGTTTCGAGCCGCCGCGCGACAAGGGCTTGAATACGGTTGCTGCCTGTCAGGGCGTGATCAAAGGCGAGGTGCGCGCGTTTGTCGGGCTGGGCGGCAATTTTCTGCGTGCTGCGCCCGATACCAATGCGCTGGAAGCTGCGTGGCCAAGCCTGGACGTGACGGTGCATATCGCGACCAAGCTCAACCGCAGTCATTTGCTGCCGGGCAAGACCGGTTATGTCCTGCCCTGTCTGGGGCGTATGGAAATCGACCGACAAGCCAGTGGCGAGCAGGCGGTATCAGTCGAGGACAGCACCACCTTCATCCACGGCTCACGCGCACGGGCCGAGCCGGTTGCCCCCACGCTGTTGTCGGAACCCGCCATCGTGGCGGGCATTGCGATGGCCATTCCGTCGGTGGCGGAAAAGGGCGTGCCCTGGCGTGACTGGGTGGGCAATTACGCCAAGGTTCGGGATGCCATCGAGCGAACTTGGCCCGATGTGTTCCCGAATTTCAATGCCCGCCTGTGGCAGTCGGGCGGCTTTCCCCGGCCGAATCCGGCGCGGGAACGCAAATGGAATACCAAGACCGAGCGCGCCAATTTCCATGTGCCGCGCGATCTGTCGGCAACGCTGGTGGTGAACCGTGACGCCGCCGATGTCTTGCAGTTGACGACGATTCGCAGCAACGACCAGTTCAACACCACCATCTACGGCGATGACGATCGTTTCCGGGGCATTCACGGCACGCGAAAGGTGGTGTTGATGAACCTGGCCGACATCGCGCGCTTCGGCTTGCGTGACGGGCAGCACGTCAGTCTGCACACCGCCGTGGATGACGGCGTAGCGCGCAGCGTGGCCGATATGCGAGTGACTGCCTACGACATTCCGGCGGGCTGCTGTGCCGCCTATTACCCGGAATGCAATCCCTTGGTGCCGCTGTGGCATCACGCAATTGGCAGTGACGTGCCTGCCGCCAAATCCATTCCGGTGCGGATTTCCGCCATCGGCGCATGA
- a CDS encoding catalase family protein, producing MSTTMIDPVRFRPDIEQPEPDEAETIAGLKEALRSILDTTYKDYGHPVRSVHAKSHGILQGQVIVPALPAHLAQGMFATPGTHDAILRLSTNPGDILDDSVSTPRGMAIKIFGVEGARLPGAEGESTQNFVMVNAPAFNAKNPKAFLKSLKLLAKTTDTPQGWKKVFSSVARGAETALEAVGGESGTLKSLGGHPLTHILGETFYTVVPLRFGDYIAKLSIVPVSPSLKALTDAKLDLKEHPDGLREAVNAFFARDGAEWELRVQLCTDLETMPVEDATVVWPEDQSPYVTVARIVVPAQTGWSQARVAEVDDKMLFGPWHGLVAHQPLGGIMRARKDTYTMSANFRGERLGCPMHEPKAAGKLPG from the coding sequence ATGAGCACGACCATGATCGACCCTGTGCGCTTTCGCCCGGACATTGAACAACCCGAGCCCGATGAGGCAGAGACCATTGCAGGCTTGAAGGAAGCGCTGCGCAGCATTCTCGATACGACCTACAAGGACTATGGCCACCCGGTGCGCAGCGTGCACGCGAAAAGCCACGGCATTTTGCAAGGTCAGGTGATCGTGCCGGCCTTGCCCGCGCATTTGGCGCAGGGCATGTTCGCCACGCCGGGTACACACGACGCAATTCTGCGTCTATCGACCAATCCCGGCGACATTCTGGACGACAGCGTGTCGACGCCGCGCGGCATGGCGATCAAGATTTTTGGGGTGGAAGGCGCGCGTCTGCCGGGCGCAGAAGGTGAGTCGACGCAGAATTTTGTGATGGTGAATGCGCCGGCATTCAACGCCAAGAATCCCAAGGCGTTCTTGAAAAGTCTGAAGCTGCTGGCCAAGACCACCGACACGCCCCAAGGTTGGAAAAAAGTGTTTTCTTCCGTTGCGCGTGGTGCCGAAACTGCGCTGGAAGCCGTGGGTGGCGAAAGCGGCACGCTGAAAAGCCTGGGCGGCCATCCGCTGACCCATATCCTGGGCGAGACCTTCTACACGGTGGTGCCTCTGCGCTTCGGCGATTACATCGCAAAGCTGAGCATCGTTCCGGTTTCGCCGTCATTAAAAGCGCTGACGGATGCCAAGCTCGATCTGAAAGAACATCCCGATGGCTTGCGCGAAGCGGTCAATGCGTTCTTTGCGCGCGATGGGGCCGAGTGGGAATTGCGCGTACAGCTCTGTACGGACTTGGAAACCATGCCTGTCGAAGATGCCACGGTGGTGTGGCCCGAAGACCAAAGCCCATACGTGACGGTCGCGCGAATCGTGGTGCCTGCACAAACCGGATGGAGCCAAGCCCGTGTGGCCGAGGTCGATGACAAGATGCTGTTCGGCCCCTGGCATGGTCTGGTTGCGCATCAACCGCTGGGCGGCATCATGCGCGCGCGCAAGGACACCTACACCATGTCCGCCAATTTCCGTGGCGAGCGCTTGGGCTGTCCGATGCATGAACCGAAAGCAGCAGGAAAACTACCCGGTTGA
- a CDS encoding cytochrome c oxidase assembly protein: MATGLFASSPSAASLDSILAAVPYCGVAATPDDLWQRWNLDPWLIAAFGGVALAYLVHARRTPGPIDSRRSTWFALGWAVALLALISPLCAWAVALFSVRVGQHMILTLVAAPLLALGFPSARARPWLAGLAFLLALWLWHYPPVYAWSLRSDLVYWVMQISLIGASVALWQAVFATDSRQGERIAVGIASTVHMGLLGALLTFASRPFYQAHWGSTEVWGLSALADQQLAGLLMWVPGGVAFGALGLAAFLGWWRRADASQALQAGSISTGKPITTVATSATP; this comes from the coding sequence ATGGCGACAGGCTTGTTTGCTTCTTCCCCCTCTGCAGCGTCTCTTGATTCGATTCTGGCCGCCGTCCCCTACTGCGGCGTGGCCGCGACGCCAGACGACCTATGGCAGCGCTGGAATCTCGATCCCTGGCTGATCGCGGCATTTGGCGGTGTAGCCCTGGCCTATCTGGTTCACGCGCGCCGCACCCCTGGCCCGATCGATTCACGCCGCAGCACCTGGTTTGCCTTGGGATGGGCAGTGGCATTGCTGGCGCTCATTTCACCCCTGTGTGCATGGGCGGTCGCCTTGTTTTCCGTGCGGGTCGGGCAACACATGATTCTGACGCTGGTCGCCGCACCCTTGCTGGCCTTGGGATTTCCCAGCGCTCGCGCTCGACCCTGGTTAGCCGGCCTGGCATTCCTGCTGGCGCTGTGGCTCTGGCATTACCCCCCGGTGTACGCGTGGAGTCTGCGCAGTGACTTGGTGTACTGGGTGATGCAGATCAGCCTGATCGGGGCATCAGTGGCCTTGTGGCAAGCGGTGTTTGCCACGGACAGCCGTCAGGGCGAACGCATTGCCGTGGGCATTGCCAGCACCGTGCACATGGGTTTGCTGGGTGCCTTGCTGACCTTCGCGTCGCGTCCGTTTTACCAAGCCCATTGGGGCAGCACGGAAGTCTGGGGCTTGTCTGCGCTGGCCGACCAGCAGCTCGCTGGCCTGTTGATGTGGGTACCCGGCGGTGTTGCCTTCGGTGCGCTGGGGCTGGCTGCGTTTCTGGGATGGTGGCGTCGGGCGGACGCCAGTCAGGCGCTGCAGGCCGGCAGCATCAGCACCGGCAAACCGATCACGACCGTGGCCACCAGCGCCACACCGTGA
- the ctaD gene encoding cytochrome c oxidase subunit I, with protein sequence MSDTLQNHRLAHPAPRGQPAADGLSPVARHHQMDKVWGAPRGWRGLSSVNHTTIGLRFIGTALVFFLIGGVLAMLIRAQLAVSGNDFLDAATYNQIFTMHGTVMMFLFAIPMLEGFALYLLPKILGSRDLAYPRLGAYAYWCYLFGGLILIGAMVLGVAPHQGWFMYTPLSGATYSPGINADVWLIGVTFSEISAVCGGIELIATILRMRAPGMSLLRMPLFAWYILVAAAMIVVGFPPLILGSILLEVERSFGWAFFDVARGGDSLLWQHLFWMFGHPEVYIIFLPAAGMVSMMIPTFAGRAMVGHVWVVASVLAMGVLSFGLWVHHMFTVGIPQLAQMFFSAASMLVAIPTAVQFFAWIATLWAGKPVIRLPMLYLFGFLFVFVCGGLTGVILALVPFNWQVHDTHFVVAHLHYVLVGGMVFPLLAAVYYWMPHVTGRMPSETLGKWAFWLIFIGFNLTFLIMHLTGLLGMPRRVYTYPGDVGWDVFNLASSIGGFVQAIGFALFLLDVVLHGRMGKVAPTNPWGAGSLEWAMPTPTPTYNIASLPEVRSREPVWDEPDLGTQLAAGQGDLPSAEHGIRQTIAVEPLSGQRSSVIELPGSSWMPLFAALTTAVFFLGLLFKQYLWVPVGGGLSLAIFLFWAWRTGKRHDPAPIRLRPDDTAVLPTHHAVTDDAPGWWGVTFALVADAMVLASLLFGYLFLWTVAPNWPPPQWITRELAMPLLAIGALFGAAWVARQAHAGLRHSRLTPARSALCAWASAVAGIIAFLALTRVLQESVPDPRVHAYASIVSALLIYALIHIAIGVVMSVHVACRTHAGYVSSVRQLEPRILRRWWAYTATSGAVILAAIHFLPETLA encoded by the coding sequence ATGAGCGACACATTGCAAAACCACAGGCTCGCCCATCCCGCACCACGTGGGCAGCCCGCTGCCGATGGCCTGTCACCAGTGGCCCGACATCACCAGATGGACAAGGTATGGGGCGCGCCACGCGGCTGGCGCGGGCTGTCGAGCGTGAATCACACCACCATCGGCCTGCGCTTCATCGGCACTGCGCTGGTGTTCTTCCTGATCGGTGGTGTGCTGGCCATGCTGATCCGGGCACAGCTTGCGGTGTCGGGCAACGACTTCCTGGACGCCGCCACCTACAACCAGATCTTCACCATGCACGGCACGGTGATGATGTTCCTGTTCGCCATCCCCATGCTGGAGGGCTTTGCGCTGTACCTGCTGCCCAAGATTCTGGGTTCACGGGACCTGGCATATCCCAGGCTGGGGGCGTATGCGTACTGGTGCTATCTGTTCGGTGGCCTGATTCTGATCGGTGCGATGGTGCTGGGCGTGGCCCCGCACCAGGGCTGGTTCATGTACACGCCGCTGTCCGGGGCTACCTACAGCCCGGGCATCAATGCCGATGTCTGGCTGATCGGCGTGACCTTCTCCGAGATATCGGCGGTGTGCGGCGGCATCGAGTTGATCGCCACCATTTTGCGCATGCGTGCACCCGGCATGAGCCTGCTGCGCATGCCCTTGTTCGCCTGGTACATATTGGTGGCCGCCGCCATGATCGTGGTGGGCTTCCCGCCGCTGATCCTGGGCAGCATCCTGCTGGAAGTGGAACGCAGTTTCGGCTGGGCCTTCTTCGACGTGGCGCGCGGCGGGGATTCCCTGTTGTGGCAACACCTGTTCTGGATGTTCGGCCACCCCGAGGTCTACATCATTTTCCTGCCCGCCGCCGGCATGGTGTCGATGATGATCCCCACCTTCGCCGGTCGCGCCATGGTCGGCCATGTGTGGGTGGTGGCAAGCGTGCTGGCCATGGGCGTGCTCAGTTTCGGGCTGTGGGTGCATCACATGTTCACGGTGGGCATTCCGCAGTTGGCGCAGATGTTCTTTTCCGCCGCGAGCATGCTGGTAGCCATCCCCACTGCCGTGCAGTTCTTTGCGTGGATCGCCACCTTGTGGGCGGGCAAGCCGGTCATTCGTCTGCCCATGCTGTATCTGTTCGGCTTCCTGTTTGTGTTCGTATGCGGCGGGCTGACAGGTGTGATACTGGCCCTGGTGCCCTTCAACTGGCAGGTACACGACACGCATTTTGTGGTGGCCCATCTGCACTACGTGCTGGTAGGCGGCATGGTCTTCCCGCTGCTGGCGGCGGTGTATTACTGGATGCCGCACGTAACCGGCCGCATGCCTTCGGAAACGCTGGGCAAGTGGGCGTTCTGGCTGATCTTCATCGGCTTCAACCTGACCTTCCTGATCATGCACCTGACCGGCCTGCTGGGCATGCCGCGCCGCGTATATACCTACCCCGGCGACGTGGGTTGGGATGTGTTCAATCTGGCCTCGTCGATAGGCGGTTTTGTGCAGGCCATCGGCTTTGCGCTGTTCCTGCTGGATGTCGTGCTGCACGGTCGCATGGGCAAGGTCGCACCCACCAATCCTTGGGGAGCGGGATCACTGGAATGGGCCATGCCCACGCCAACGCCCACCTACAACATTGCCAGCCTGCCTGAAGTGCGCAGCCGTGAACCGGTGTGGGACGAACCTGATCTGGGTACACAACTGGCCGCTGGCCAAGGCGACTTGCCCAGTGCAGAACACGGCATTCGGCAGACCATTGCGGTGGAGCCCTTGAGCGGCCAGCGCAGCAGTGTGATCGAGCTGCCCGGATCAAGCTGGATGCCCTTGTTCGCCGCCCTGACCACGGCCGTGTTCTTCCTGGGATTGCTGTTCAAGCAATACCTGTGGGTGCCGGTAGGCGGTGGTTTGAGCCTGGCGATTTTCCTGTTCTGGGCGTGGCGCACCGGCAAGCGTCACGACCCCGCCCCCATTCGGCTGCGGCCTGACGACACGGCCGTGCTGCCCACGCACCACGCCGTGACCGACGATGCGCCGGGATGGTGGGGCGTCACCTTTGCATTGGTGGCCGATGCCATGGTGCTGGCATCCCTGCTGTTTGGATATCTCTTCCTGTGGACGGTGGCACCCAACTGGCCGCCCCCGCAATGGATCACCCGCGAACTGGCGATGCCGTTGCTGGCAATCGGTGCCTTGTTCGGTGCTGCGTGGGTCGCCCGACAGGCGCATGCGGGCTTGCGCCACAGTCGCCTGACACCTGCCCGCAGCGCGCTGTGCGCATGGGCAAGTGCCGTCGCCGGTATCATTGCCTTCCTGGCCCTGACGCGTGTGCTGCAGGAATCGGTGCCCGATCCACGCGTACATGCCTACGCGTCCATCGTCTCGGCACTGCTGATCTACGCACTGATCCACATCGCAATCGGAGTCGTCATGTCGGTGCATGTGGCCTGCCGCACACACGCCGGCTACGTATCCAGCGTGCGTCAGCTCGAACCGCGCATCCTGCGTCGATGGTGGGCATACACCGCCACCAGCGGCGCAGTGATCCTCGCGGCCATTCACTTTCTACCGGAGACCCTTGCATGA
- the coxB gene encoding cytochrome c oxidase subunit II — MLPRVLPRLALPRLALPRLALPLLALPLLAACHQGPLSALDPAGPASADVAAVWWAMLWGATAVFCLTVALALYAALKRPSAAKRAPVGALLVGGGLILPGVVILALLAYGVRAGYAMMPRDASAFRVEVTAQQWRWTAQYPDGELIGGTTDNRIVIPAGRPIHLTVKSIDVIHSFWVPRLGGKIDAIPGHENTIRLQADRPGIYRGLCAEFCGERHAHMFMEVEALDETAFAARFKQVTP, encoded by the coding sequence GTGCTTCCCCGCGTGCTTCCCCGGCTTGCGCTTCCCCGGCTTGCGCTTCCCCGGCTTGCGCTTCCCCTGCTTGCCCTGCCACTGTTGGCCGCCTGTCATCAGGGGCCGCTGTCTGCGCTTGATCCGGCCGGGCCTGCCAGTGCCGATGTTGCTGCCGTCTGGTGGGCCATGTTGTGGGGAGCCACCGCCGTGTTCTGCCTGACCGTGGCCCTGGCGCTGTACGCCGCGCTGAAACGCCCGTCAGCAGCGAAGCGCGCGCCCGTGGGAGCGCTGCTGGTAGGGGGCGGTCTGATCCTGCCGGGGGTGGTGATCCTCGCGCTGCTGGCCTATGGCGTGCGCGCCGGCTACGCCATGATGCCGCGCGATGCGTCCGCGTTTCGCGTGGAAGTGACCGCCCAGCAATGGCGCTGGACGGCGCAATACCCCGACGGTGAACTGATTGGCGGCACCACCGACAACCGCATCGTGATTCCTGCCGGGCGACCCATTCACCTGACGGTTAAAAGCATCGACGTGATCCACAGCTTCTGGGTACCCCGACTGGGCGGCAAGATCGACGCCATTCCCGGCCACGAAAACACCATCCGTCTGCAAGCAGATCGACCCGGCATCTACCGTGGCCTGTGTGCGGAATTCTGTGGCGAACGCCATGCCCACATGTTCATGGAAGTGGAAGCGCTGGACGAAACCGCGTTTGCCGCTCGCTTCAAGCAGGTGACGCCATGA
- a CDS encoding DUF2231 domain-containing protein, producing the protein MEKFGQPLPEDTPTRVAVARHPLHPMLVPFPIAFLLGGLASDLAWLFTADTFWARTSLWLVGCGALMGVLAGIAGTVELLAVRGIRHRAASWNHFVVAVMLLGVSIVNWLSRLGDAAGTILPYGLFLSSLGALLVGVAGWLGGKLVFEHQVGVGDDDTDD; encoded by the coding sequence ATGGAAAAATTCGGCCAACCGCTGCCCGAGGACACCCCGACACGCGTAGCCGTGGCCCGCCATCCCTTGCACCCGATGCTGGTGCCGTTCCCGATCGCCTTCTTGCTGGGTGGATTGGCATCGGACTTGGCCTGGCTATTCACCGCCGATACCTTCTGGGCGCGCACATCTTTATGGCTGGTGGGCTGCGGCGCGTTGATGGGGGTTCTGGCGGGCATTGCCGGCACGGTTGAATTGCTGGCGGTGCGCGGCATCCGGCACCGCGCGGCCAGCTGGAACCACTTCGTGGTGGCAGTGATGCTGCTCGGGGTCTCTATCGTCAACTGGTTGTCTCGTCTGGGCGACGCGGCGGGGACAATCCTGCCGTATGGCTTGTTCCTGTCCTCGCTGGGCGCGTTGCTGGTCGGCGTGGCCGGGTGGTTGGGCGGGAAGCTGGTGTTCGAGCACCAGGTCGGTGTCGGCGACGACGACACCGACGATTGA